One genomic window of Polyangium aurulentum includes the following:
- a CDS encoding lytic transglycosylase domain-containing protein yields the protein MGPRSIARVLVTAGLISACALAGSPALGQAAPGANKPAAPAAAKPKPAAKSGGKAPAKPAAKPAAKKGSSKKPPATRKAGEPGEPDENARRVIAGAPPTPGRSVDESPELKAMREVDLALFSTTPSSGPDWPSDDLPRLEGDDPVLVASGMPPAAPRPTAQAPDAPGDLSWLRKLDMPDIPVRWDARVVRYLEFYKNTPRGRAMVATWIKKSGRYGAAIRRVLREQGLPEDIVWLALVESGFDPTIHSPVGAAGLWQFMPEGARIYGLTVDRWIDERLDPERATLAAARYLSDLRRRFGSWELAFAAYNMGYGGLLASIRKYNTNDFWELSRVEAGMPLETALYVPKIVSMAIVARNCAVFGCDTIELDPAVTFDKVAVGAGVSLRTVAAAAGASEDAVDALNPQLPAGRTPPLAPDAKEGASFTVRVPAGTGARAAKSVGKLLEREEKLERYVVRWGESLEDIATSRRTTRSSLLSVNGLRRDEPVRPGTVLLVPPAPPTADGAAVEGVEKDKRPVLVVPGEAFSYPDRRRVFYRVAPGDTAREVASALGVTAPEICRWNAIDPGASLHDGMTLQVFVPKERALKNALVLEEAEARVLPVGSPEFFTHFEALKGRKRMEVVAAEGDSWRGLSKRFGLSLGMLERINHRSRTSPLAAGDKVVVYVPATPTPAAPPAEPVKERPEDKGETMVAVVQPAEDRAAPPSDELADKDDEGATKPAVLRNEEPKPSTPPVADKPAAEPSPAPVERKPTDKTPAPPPSKSGQGA from the coding sequence ATGGGGCCTCGTTCGATTGCACGCGTCCTCGTCACGGCAGGCCTGATTTCGGCCTGCGCGCTGGCGGGATCCCCCGCCCTCGGCCAGGCAGCGCCGGGCGCCAACAAGCCCGCTGCGCCCGCGGCTGCGAAGCCCAAGCCCGCGGCGAAGTCCGGCGGAAAGGCGCCCGCGAAGCCCGCGGCCAAGCCGGCGGCGAAGAAGGGCTCCTCGAAGAAGCCCCCCGCCACCCGCAAGGCCGGTGAGCCTGGCGAGCCCGACGAGAATGCCCGCAGGGTGATCGCCGGGGCGCCGCCCACGCCGGGGCGCTCGGTGGACGAGTCTCCCGAGCTGAAGGCCATGCGCGAGGTCGATCTCGCGCTCTTCTCGACGACCCCGAGCTCGGGCCCGGACTGGCCTTCGGATGATCTTCCGCGGCTCGAGGGCGACGACCCGGTCCTCGTCGCCTCCGGCATGCCCCCCGCGGCGCCGAGGCCGACCGCCCAGGCGCCCGACGCGCCCGGCGACCTCTCCTGGCTGCGCAAGCTCGACATGCCGGACATCCCCGTCCGCTGGGATGCGCGCGTCGTGCGCTACCTCGAGTTCTACAAGAACACCCCGCGCGGTCGCGCCATGGTCGCCACGTGGATCAAGAAGAGCGGCCGTTACGGCGCCGCGATCCGCCGCGTGCTGCGCGAGCAGGGGTTGCCCGAGGACATCGTCTGGCTCGCGCTCGTCGAGAGCGGCTTCGACCCCACGATCCACTCCCCCGTCGGCGCCGCGGGCCTGTGGCAGTTCATGCCCGAGGGCGCGCGGATCTACGGGCTCACCGTCGATCGCTGGATCGACGAGCGCCTCGACCCCGAGCGCGCGACGCTCGCCGCGGCCCGCTACCTGTCGGATCTGCGCCGCCGCTTCGGGAGCTGGGAGCTGGCGTTCGCGGCCTACAACATGGGCTACGGCGGGCTGCTCGCGTCGATCCGCAAGTACAACACCAACGACTTCTGGGAGCTGAGCCGCGTCGAGGCGGGCATGCCGCTCGAGACGGCGCTCTACGTGCCCAAGATCGTGTCCATGGCCATCGTGGCCAGAAACTGCGCCGTCTTCGGCTGCGACACGATCGAGCTCGATCCGGCCGTCACCTTCGACAAGGTCGCCGTCGGCGCGGGCGTGTCGCTGCGGACGGTGGCGGCGGCCGCGGGCGCCTCCGAGGACGCGGTCGACGCGCTCAATCCCCAGCTCCCCGCCGGACGCACGCCTCCCCTCGCTCCCGATGCGAAGGAGGGCGCGAGCTTCACGGTGCGCGTCCCCGCGGGCACCGGCGCGCGCGCGGCCAAGAGCGTGGGCAAGCTGCTCGAACGCGAGGAGAAGCTCGAGCGGTACGTCGTGCGCTGGGGCGAGTCGCTCGAAGACATCGCCACGAGCCGCCGCACCACGAGGAGCTCGCTGCTCTCGGTGAACGGCCTGCGGCGCGACGAACCCGTCCGGCCGGGCACCGTGCTGCTCGTGCCCCCGGCGCCCCCGACGGCGGATGGCGCCGCGGTCGAGGGGGTCGAAAAGGACAAACGCCCCGTCCTCGTCGTGCCGGGAGAGGCGTTCTCGTATCCAGACCGGCGGCGCGTCTTTTACCGCGTGGCGCCGGGCGATACGGCGCGCGAGGTCGCTTCGGCGCTCGGCGTGACCGCGCCCGAGATCTGCCGCTGGAATGCGATCGATCCGGGCGCGTCGCTGCACGACGGCATGACGCTGCAGGTCTTCGTGCCCAAGGAGCGCGCCTTGAAGAACGCGCTCGTGCTCGAAGAGGCCGAGGCGCGCGTGCTCCCCGTGGGCTCGCCCGAGTTCTTCACGCACTTCGAGGCGCTCAAGGGCCGAAAGCGCATGGAGGTCGTCGCGGCCGAGGGCGACTCGTGGCGCGGGCTGTCGAAGCGCTTCGGGCTGAGCCTGGGCATGCTCGAGCGGATCAACCACCGCTCGCGTACGAGCCCGCTCGCCGCCGGCGACAAGGTGGTCGTGTACGTTCCCGCGACGCCCACGCCCGCCGCGCCCCCGGCCGAGCCCGTGAAGGAGCGCCCGGAGGACAAGGGCGAGACCATGGTGGCCGTGGTCCAGCCCGCCGAGGATCGCGCCGCGCCCCCGAGCGACGAGCTCGCGGACAAGGACGACGAGGGCGCGACCAAGCCCGCCGTGCTGCGCAACGAGGAGCCCAAGCCGTCGACGCCGCCCGTCGCCGACAAGCCGGCCGCCGAGCCGAGCCCTGCGCCCGTGGAACGCAAGCCGACCGACAAGACACCGGCGCCTCCACCCTCGAAGTCCGGCCAGGGAGCCTGA
- a CDS encoding phospholipase C has product MRRTSCFLLALLPCLAQVACSVPDDGPAVVPPPPGPAEWNRDVEEPTDAEAETKRAACEYKSGALPAETQGESRPSGDEIPIDHIVVMMMENRSFDHYFQKLPEYGQPDVEVAPEGFTNPGPDQVPVEPFRDTQLCFVDTNHEWTGTHTQINGGKMDGFVTTNEGWHEMPAHGSLDMLSGKRAMTYYTADDLPFYYWLANEFAIADHYHASVPGPTWPNRMFLYGAGSFGAVHNVFVEPDKLLFDYLDLRQISWKIYVSTTAGAAIFALKYLDYSEAGHVTTIDDYFKDAAAGTLPQVAFVDPGIAREGYAQNDEHPPAIAMLGENFSATVVDALTKSPNWDRSALFITYDEHGGLFDHVVPPPACAPDDIDPKLEKDDTVAKFDQLGVRVPLIVVSPYAKKHFVGHRTYDHTSIVRFIEARFTMPALTNRDANAEAPWEMFDFENPPHADPPAITIPKIDQTKLDACKAIFEE; this is encoded by the coding sequence ATGCGCCGTACGTCGTGCTTCCTCCTCGCCTTGCTCCCCTGCCTCGCCCAAGTGGCGTGCAGCGTCCCTGACGATGGTCCCGCGGTCGTCCCGCCTCCGCCCGGCCCCGCCGAGTGGAATCGCGACGTCGAGGAGCCGACCGACGCCGAGGCCGAGACCAAGCGGGCGGCGTGCGAGTACAAGTCGGGCGCGCTGCCGGCCGAGACCCAGGGCGAGAGCCGGCCCTCGGGCGACGAGATCCCCATCGATCACATCGTCGTCATGATGATGGAGAATCGCTCGTTCGACCATTACTTCCAGAAACTCCCCGAATACGGCCAGCCCGACGTCGAGGTCGCGCCCGAGGGGTTCACCAATCCCGGCCCCGACCAGGTGCCTGTCGAGCCCTTCCGCGACACGCAGCTCTGCTTCGTCGACACGAACCACGAGTGGACGGGCACGCACACGCAGATCAACGGCGGGAAGATGGACGGGTTCGTTACGACGAACGAGGGCTGGCACGAGATGCCCGCGCACGGCTCGCTCGACATGCTGAGCGGCAAGCGGGCCATGACGTATTACACGGCGGACGACCTGCCGTTTTATTACTGGCTGGCGAACGAGTTCGCGATCGCGGACCATTACCACGCCTCGGTCCCCGGCCCGACGTGGCCGAACCGCATGTTCCTCTACGGCGCCGGCTCGTTCGGCGCGGTGCACAACGTCTTCGTCGAGCCCGACAAGCTGCTCTTCGATTACCTCGACCTGCGCCAGATCTCCTGGAAGATCTACGTGTCGACCACCGCGGGCGCCGCCATCTTCGCGCTGAAGTACCTCGATTACTCCGAGGCTGGGCACGTCACCACCATCGACGATTACTTCAAGGACGCGGCCGCCGGGACGTTGCCGCAGGTGGCGTTCGTCGATCCGGGGATCGCGCGCGAGGGGTATGCGCAGAACGACGAGCATCCGCCCGCGATTGCGATGCTCGGCGAGAACTTCTCGGCCACGGTCGTCGACGCGCTGACGAAGAGCCCGAACTGGGATCGTTCGGCCCTCTTCATCACGTACGACGAGCACGGCGGCCTCTTCGACCACGTGGTTCCCCCGCCCGCCTGCGCGCCCGACGACATCGATCCCAAGCTCGAGAAGGACGACACCGTCGCGAAGTTCGACCAGCTCGGCGTGCGCGTGCCGCTCATCGTGGTCTCGCCCTACGCGAAGAAGCATTTCGTCGGTCACCGGACCTACGACCACACCTCGATCGTGCGCTTCATCGAGGCGCGGTTCACGATGCCCGCGCTCACCAATCGCGACGCGAACGCCGAGGCGCCCTGGGAGATGTTCGACTTCGAGAACCCCCCGCACGCCGATCCGCCGGCCATCACGATCCCCAAGATCGATCAGACCAAGCTCGACGCGTGCAAGGCCATCTTCGAAGAGTAG
- a CDS encoding cytochrome-c peroxidase: MTSRAAHAAIAAVSLALLAGACRDKPEAGPASPSPSSSTSASPAAPPEPLTPLARLSADAASRAQRALEALLAHPPSGRGDAHPAYLDLRRAVASGAPLWRRRGTIGGEVLFGPERSIDEGGGAMLRLDRALVEGNEEAIRREGAQVDRALRLFAEEARRVPVSPQAVQSALSLAAYDLGALALESTAGLPEGPAAVLADLRGTLDFIDDGARTLASGAGTEAASSALSAVRAAIDPLRARLDAAQTALDLQDRAGFVLQTGRLGVAARRLGHPRLPYRPRVSTAEREIEEPVSALTLPAPRLGPRGEASRDEAHASLGRMLFFDRRLSRGGVRSCASCHTPEKGFADGLVRPKSLESSIELRHTPTLLYTSLHAAQLWDGRTLTAESQALGVIHARAEMGLSEDELLSALSAVPDYQARFAALPEPGITAANVGRALVAFEVAALVPADAPIDRFARGEEGALSAEQRRGLDVFAGKGRCARCHIPPFFGGSRPRDFAVPVFAAIGVPTDPKGKALDPDRGRGAVTGRAIDEAAFKTPTVRDAARTAPYFHNGRFATLEEVVDFYDKGGGQGLGLSVPTQDPEVRKLGLSKEETQALLAFMREGLLDRTPPEKLAERVPK, from the coding sequence ATGACCTCCCGCGCGGCGCACGCCGCGATCGCCGCCGTCTCCCTCGCCCTCCTCGCGGGCGCCTGCCGTGACAAACCCGAAGCGGGCCCCGCGAGCCCCTCTCCCTCCTCGTCCACCTCCGCCTCCCCCGCCGCGCCGCCCGAGCCGCTGACGCCGCTCGCCAGGCTCTCTGCGGACGCTGCATCGCGCGCGCAGAGGGCGCTCGAGGCCCTGCTCGCCCATCCTCCCTCGGGCCGCGGCGACGCCCACCCCGCGTATCTCGATCTGCGCCGCGCGGTCGCCTCCGGGGCGCCGCTCTGGCGCAGGCGCGGGACCATTGGCGGGGAGGTGCTCTTCGGCCCCGAGCGCTCGATCGACGAGGGCGGCGGGGCAATGCTCCGGCTCGACAGAGCGCTCGTCGAGGGAAACGAAGAGGCCATCCGCCGCGAGGGCGCGCAGGTCGACCGCGCCCTGCGCCTCTTTGCCGAGGAGGCGCGGCGGGTGCCCGTCTCGCCGCAGGCCGTGCAAAGCGCGCTATCGCTCGCCGCCTACGACCTCGGCGCGCTCGCGCTCGAATCGACGGCGGGGTTGCCCGAGGGCCCGGCCGCGGTGCTCGCGGATCTGCGCGGAACGCTCGATTTCATCGATGACGGCGCCCGCACGCTCGCCAGCGGCGCGGGCACGGAAGCCGCCTCCTCGGCCCTCTCGGCCGTGCGCGCGGCCATCGATCCCCTGCGCGCCCGGCTGGACGCGGCGCAAACGGCGCTCGACCTCCAGGATCGCGCTGGGTTTGTCCTGCAAACCGGCCGGCTCGGCGTCGCCGCTCGCCGCCTGGGGCATCCGCGCCTGCCTTATCGTCCGCGCGTGTCGACTGCGGAGCGCGAGATCGAGGAGCCCGTCTCCGCGCTCACCCTGCCCGCCCCCCGCCTCGGACCGCGCGGCGAGGCCTCGCGCGACGAAGCCCATGCCTCGCTCGGCCGCATGCTCTTCTTCGATCGCCGCCTCTCGCGGGGCGGCGTGCGGTCCTGCGCCTCCTGCCACACGCCCGAGAAAGGCTTTGCCGACGGGCTCGTCCGCCCGAAATCGCTCGAATCGTCGATCGAGCTGCGCCACACGCCGACGCTGCTCTACACCTCGCTGCACGCGGCCCAGCTCTGGGACGGGCGCACGCTCACCGCGGAGAGCCAGGCGCTCGGGGTGATTCACGCCCGCGCCGAAATGGGTTTGTCCGAGGACGAGCTGCTCTCTGCGCTCTCGGCCGTCCCCGATTACCAGGCGCGCTTCGCCGCCCTGCCCGAGCCCGGGATCACGGCGGCGAACGTGGGCCGGGCGCTCGTGGCCTTCGAGGTGGCGGCGCTGGTCCCCGCGGACGCCCCGATCGACCGCTTTGCGCGTGGCGAGGAGGGCGCGCTCTCGGCCGAGCAGCGTCGCGGGCTCGATGTCTTCGCGGGCAAGGGTCGCTGCGCGCGCTGCCATATTCCGCCCTTCTTCGGAGGCTCGCGCCCGCGCGATTTCGCGGTCCCGGTCTTCGCGGCCATCGGTGTCCCCACCGATCCGAAAGGGAAAGCGCTCGATCCGGATCGGGGGCGCGGGGCGGTGACGGGGCGCGCGATCGACGAGGCGGCATTCAAGACGCCGACGGTCCGCGACGCCGCCCGCACCGCGCCTTATTTCCACAATGGCCGGTTCGCCACCCTGGAGGAGGTCGTCGATTTCTATGACAAGGGGGGCGGGCAGGGGCTCGGGCTGTCGGTGCCAACCCAGGATCCGGAGGTGCGCAAGCTGGGTCTCTCGAAGGAAGAGACCCAGGCGCTGCTCGCGTTCATGCGGGAGGGGCTGCTCGATCGCACGCCGCCGGAGAAGCTCGCCGAGCGCGTGCCGAAGTGA
- a CDS encoding choice-of-anchor L domain-containing protein, translated as MKRNHLVLLGLAGALALTAGCTIKGNAGGSGGAGGAGGENNGQGGKTASSGDGVGGTFVGSAGPGAGGSGPTCATDSDKDDDGDGLSEAQGDCNDCDANVSPGGIEVVNSDPMKQAADEDCDGVVDNVAPASCDGNLQLTDPDPQNGARALDLCQFVGADDKKWGVLDAKYVRANGTAVGASRQIGLLDGFGPNVNVQLGSRMLALSSGGARTPGQPEVCTSHGCTGYGAGTAPPGFPQNAPGCAQGTQIRDDVGLELKLRAPTNATGFEYQFKFYSFEFAEYVCTQFNDQYIALVNPPPPGSKEGNISFDNAGNPVSVNIAFFDICDPAATDFAKNCTSGCPPKPVPFCPLGQNELLGTNFEKGFTSEDAGGTVWLKTQSPVVGGQEFTIRFAIWDTGDSSYDSTVLVDGFKWIANGGTVVVGTDPVDTPK; from the coding sequence ATGAAGCGAAATCACCTCGTTCTATTGGGCCTGGCCGGGGCGCTGGCGCTCACGGCCGGCTGCACCATCAAGGGCAACGCGGGCGGCAGCGGCGGCGCGGGCGGCGCGGGCGGCGAAAACAACGGGCAAGGCGGAAAGACCGCCTCCTCCGGCGACGGGGTCGGGGGCACCTTCGTCGGCTCCGCCGGCCCGGGCGCGGGCGGCAGCGGGCCGACGTGCGCGACCGATAGCGACAAGGACGATGACGGCGACGGCCTGAGCGAGGCGCAGGGCGACTGTAACGACTGCGACGCGAACGTCAGCCCCGGCGGCATCGAGGTCGTCAACTCCGACCCGATGAAGCAGGCCGCGGACGAGGATTGCGACGGCGTGGTCGACAACGTCGCCCCCGCCTCGTGCGACGGCAACCTTCAGCTCACCGATCCGGACCCGCAAAACGGCGCCCGCGCGCTCGACCTCTGCCAGTTCGTCGGGGCCGACGATAAGAAATGGGGCGTGCTCGACGCGAAATACGTTCGCGCCAATGGCACCGCGGTGGGCGCGTCGCGGCAAATCGGCCTCCTCGACGGCTTCGGCCCCAACGTGAACGTCCAGCTCGGCTCGCGCATGCTCGCCCTCTCCTCGGGCGGCGCCCGCACGCCGGGGCAGCCCGAGGTGTGCACGAGCCATGGCTGCACCGGCTATGGCGCGGGCACGGCGCCCCCGGGCTTCCCGCAGAACGCGCCCGGCTGCGCGCAGGGCACCCAGATCCGCGACGACGTCGGCCTCGAGCTCAAGCTCCGCGCGCCCACGAACGCGACCGGATTCGAGTACCAGTTCAAGTTCTATTCGTTCGAGTTCGCCGAGTACGTCTGCACCCAGTTCAACGACCAGTACATCGCGCTGGTCAATCCGCCGCCGCCCGGATCGAAGGAGGGCAACATCTCGTTCGACAACGCCGGCAACCCGGTGAGCGTCAACATCGCGTTCTTCGACATCTGCGATCCGGCCGCCACCGACTTCGCCAAGAACTGCACCAGCGGCTGCCCCCCGAAGCCGGTGCCCTTTTGCCCGCTCGGCCAGAACGAGCTTTTGGGCACGAACTTCGAGAAGGGCTTCACCAGCGAGGACGCGGGCGGCACGGTCTGGCTGAAGACGCAATCGCCCGTCGTGGGCGGCCAGGAGTTCACCATCCGCTTCGCCATCTGGGACACGGGCGACTCGTCCTACGACTCCACCGTGCTCGTCGACGGCTTCAAGTGGATCGCGAACGGCGGCACGGTCGTCGTCGGCACCGATCCGGTCGACACGCCGAAGTAG